The stretch of DNA AAAGAAATCCCACAACCCGAAAGCTGTTATTCTCAGACCCCCAAGATTTTGGATCTTTTCCTGGCAAGGGCCGACCGTTGGCCCCGACCAGTTCCCCTCTGCCCGGCGGCGCTTCACCGCCGCTATTCTCGCTGCCTTTGGCACCAGAGCTGCCGCCGTTTCTGGGCGCGGCCAGACCGCTACAGGGTCTCGGTTTACCGCCGTGTCTGCCGCCGGCGAAGAGTGGGGTGTGGCTAAGCCGACCTTGCCGACGACGACCTTGCAGGAAGCCACGGACTATGTTTGTGGAGTTGGAGATTGCGAAAAGATTAAGCCGCATGGGAATTGCTTCTCGCCGGAAAATGTTTAGGCTCACTATTGATCGGACCGCGTGATTCCACGTGTTGCATGATTGAACAGAGAGCTCTCTAATTGTTGCAAATTTAGACAACCGATTGGCAATTGGATCAAAGTCTAAATTGGAGTGCCACACTGCCAAATCACAGTGCTTTATGCctttaacacacacacacgcacatagatatatatattcataaaaattcacatatacatatatatatataaatatacacacaaaatacatattttattttttatacatttttttatttatacactcaaatttattgttatttcaaAAACACCTTGAACTATACAATTTCAAGTTAATTACACtcttaaactttttattgtttcaattatgtcattaaataacaaatttattgagaacaataaattcaattgtgtaattgaaataacaaaaaatttaaataaaaaaataaaaattcaaaagttaaattttgtattttgccATACTTACACATGAACTCACGTATACATCaatgattcatatatatatatatatatatatggttatgtatacatataattaattaaaaaaataatttttacaataaaaacaaataagataaaataaaataaaaaataataaataaaagaggtACTAAAAATACCATGTGATACTTTGAACTTTCAAAACGTTTCATAGAAGACAtctattccaaaaaaataaaattattaagcaCTCATTATATATTGACTATGTATAGAAAGTGTCACGTGTGATGTGATGATAGGaagtttgtaaaaattaaaattaaagaaaatttaaattttcaatgttttgagctctttatctttctttctcttcaatgtcttttttctctcttcagtACCATCTACTCAGCTCTTTCTCTCTAGTGtctttttaattctttcttcAGTTACATCTCTTTTGACTTTCGTTCTCCTTACATCTCCTACATCGTTAGCGAAGCTGATatttgagatagaaagagagagatagaggaaAGTTGCATCTTCAACCTTGAATCAACGATGTCATCtttgagagagagtgagggggAGGGGGCTGGGAAGAGAGAAGattttaaagtgtattcaaaattttgggttatCAATTTATTGTGATTTATCAATATCAAACTATCACGATAAATTAGATTATCACAAAAATTGTTACGATATAATTGTCCGTTGTCCATTGTTAATTAggcaaaaaatgtttaataattttatttttttagagtaAAAGTATGTAATggaatattttaaaagtttggAATGACAcaatatttttagaaaagtaTGGagatatttttatactttttcctataaaatattttacattcaaataaataattgaaaaaccaaaagtAGTCACGTTTCATCTCTCTTTTGGGGCCGAGTCTGCTGAAATCCATAATAATGGTGAAGCGTGGGATTGAAATCACTGGCGAAGAGTCTCCATGACGTGGTCTTTGGCATCTCTGTCTACTCTCATTTTGATGAATTCAACCCCTACTGACTACCCCACTTCATTGCCATGTGCAGGCCGCTTTGGTTTGGATAAGGGCCGCCTCTTGCTAGCTTCCATTGTTTACTAACATTATTGGCCTCcaaaatattcaaattcaaGCAAAACACAAGCAGCTACGTTTTGCCGCATGCAATGAATGTCGGCCACCCAAGCACGGTCAACCCCAATCCCTCCACGTCGACTCCACCTCAGCATCTTGGATTTGCTCCTTCAGCCGCCGTGATGGGAGAAACTTATGAATTTTTAACCTTTAGGGAAGCATTACTCTTTTTGCGTGATTTCtctatttgtatttttgatttcgataacaaagataaattataaataaatttttaatttttatttaaatcaaatatcgAATTCGTGACTTATTAATACTAATCTCAACGTATTACTTATTCGCTACTTGATTTATATTTCGGGAACGTAAAAGttcttttgttattattgtgtTTTAGTTTTGGGCCATTTTCATGGCACCATTTTCATTCATTAGTTAATTTgcatttattctttttctcctttttgggTTCCTTGGAGTTTAAACACCCTAGAGTTTGTTTATTGACTTCCATTAGGTGCAATTGAGAAATTTTGACTCTAATTTGATTAGAATTCTGACTTTTTAGCTACAACTCTAAAACATTAGGTACAAcgagaaagataaaataatattaacagtAAATTATAAAACTTAATTTGGATAATAATTGAATTTGCCTCGCGGATGCCTTGGGCTTTTAATGGAGATGCAAATTTATGTGCATGCGTAACTCTTTCAGTTAACAAAAGTGTCAAAAAGGGGTTAATTATTTGAATTGGCATATGGGCTAAAATATGTATATCTTTTaatctaaataattaataattacttaataattatttgaattgCCATAAGTGACACATTTTGCTGAATAATTAGAGGGTGGTTCTTCTAATTAAtcaatatcatttttaaattattcataaaatgaataattaatgaGTATTTTCTACCATCTGCAGTCTAATTGATGCAACCATTTGGTACTTTTTcggtttttttattaaaattttatttacacattaaacagcaaataattaacatataataagtacattttgtttttaaataagatgtgtttattacatattatttttaattacaaaccgattaattataaatgtattatattttactacatttatcattaatataataattactttataatgaaaaataatatgtaatcaGCATTTACAAgaaataataaatctaaattaattaaaataaaaatgcattttctgcCACTTACCATTACcctttattataaaaattaattattaggagatCGATTCactcttattattataaaaaatatttttgtgaaaaagttaaaatagaaggaaaaaaaaaaaagaaaagaaagagaaagtagATATGAATCAAGTCGCTTTCCTCCCAggtataaaagaaaagaaacccaCGGACCTTTTTGAGATACCGCCCCACCGTCTAACTAGAGGAGACCAGACCAGATGAGCATAATAAAGAggaacaaacaaaaacaaagggcAGGGAAGGGCGCCATTCTCTCCAACCCAACGCACAACATACATATAATAGATTCTTCACCCTCCCTCAGTACGCACACCGTTTTGCTTTTTCTCTCTTGATCGATCGATCCAAGGCTAATCCTTCTGCGCCCCCACCGACTCGGTTCTGAAGAAGATTCTGAATCCAATCTATAGCCTCTGCAGCGGTAAATATCCAAGGATGAAATTGCACCGAGATTAAATTCGGTTTCGTTTTCGTTTTCGTTATCCTGTTAATGGCGATTGACAACGAGGAGAGTTGCGGCAGTAGAGCGGCGGATCCGTCGTCGCCGAATCACAGTCGGAAGAACAGACAGAGGCTGGAGGTTTTCAACGAAGTGCTCAGTCGACTCCAGCACTTGAACCATCAAGAGGCCGCAATTCCGGCCTTCGAAGACCAACTCTGGCTTCACTTCAATCGTCTCCCTCCTAGGTACGCCTACGCCATGCCCTAGCTTCATGTTTTATTTCTCATTCCTCGCTCTGTTTAGCTATCGGAGAAGAGTGGGGAATTTGGAAACCAGAAAACTACAGAGTATCATGTGCTAGTTCCAGTTCGAGTTATTCCTGTGAATTTTCAGTAACCACACGGGTATATAACggatgtttatatatttttttatatttcttgctTGAGTTCGGTGTTCAAGGAATGACGTGCTCTTGCTAATTTATGTGTGTTGACGTGTATTGTGTATTCTCATTCCATGTGTTGCATTTAACTCACACTAAGCAAATTATCGGATGTTTTTTCGTCTGCTTGTTCACGTcgtatttctctttatttctggAGTATATTCGGTGAGAAATCCTTTTTGCTGATATGTAGATATGCTTTGGATGTAAACGTGGAGAGGGCAGAAGATGTACTCATGCACAAGAGATTGCTTCATCTGGCAGAAGATCCTGCCAATAGACCAGCCTTTGAAGTTCGC from Diospyros lotus cultivar Yz01 chromosome 6, ASM1463336v1, whole genome shotgun sequence encodes:
- the LOC127804660 gene encoding uncharacterized protein LOC127804660, which codes for MISLNYFILQQLNTPLSNHTNRAVTWSEKDGFPLQSIFSTFTLSCNHITAASERNPTTRKLLFSDPQDFGSFPGKGRPLAPTSSPLPGGASPPLFSLPLAPELPPFLGAARPLQGLGLPPCLPPAKSGVWLSRPCRRRPCRKPRTMFVELEIAKRLSRMGIASRRKMFRLTIDRTA